A window from Henckelia pumila isolate YLH828 unplaced genomic scaffold, ASM3356847v2 CTG_466, whole genome shotgun sequence encodes these proteins:
- the LOC140872457 gene encoding uncharacterized protein isoform X2, whose protein sequence is MEFSSCPLCQLTVPSSEIQRHANEHFADEDYAADFEIAQQIALAPASPPRFAEDTLQLVCSSLDHPQSSSSGCLTCCGRNLDEKCATLFHSQEKESFYKVEGGLMLLLKSCLELDRENSVSILSGHVDHIQSSESEDVGWGCGWRNIQMLSSHLLSQRQEASDVLFGGSGFIPDITSLQRWLELAWEKGFDAPGSDDFDKKVYGKCDWIGTTECATLLCSFGLRAGIVDFCDKDLWLDTSGRLTSGIRGTNKSVDKRKYSQVYGPMDIFLSEGKLDSSLSVNSMNGSSKHFDVSSHKVIEWVWNYFSGNKVNKPGNLRVILSEKAPLYFQHHGHSRTIVGIQATVQQTGMQRYNLLIFDPAEKTRALEKSLRANLGWQKLIKRGAHTLKKLQYQLCFVDYGIAHGEELERLKALHSIRHNL, encoded by the exons ATGGAGTTTTCTTCTTGCCCTCTTTGCCAGCTGACTGTTCCATCTTCTGAAATCCAGAG GCATGCGAATGAACATTTTGCTGATGAAGATTACGCAGCAGATTTCGAAATCGCGCAACAGATCGCTCTGGCTCCAGCTAGTCCACCCCGATTT GCTGAAGATACCTTGCAACTTGTTTGTAGTTCTTTGGATCACCCACAGAGCAGTTCTTCTGGGTGTCTCACGTGTTGTGGGAGAAATCTGGATGAAAAATGTGCTACTTTATTTCACTCACAGGAGAAGGAATCGTTTTATAAAGTTGAAGGTGGTTTGATGTTGTTGCTGAAAAGCTGTTTAGAACTAGATAGAGAGAACTCTGTGAGTATATTGTCGGGGCATGTTGATCATATTCAGAGTTCTGAATCAGAGGATGTTGGATGGGGTTGTGGGTGGCGTAATATCCAGATGCTTTCCTCTCACTTGCTTAGTCAAAGACAAGAAGCAAGCGATGTCTTGTTTGGTGGTTCTGGATTTATACCTGATATCACATCACTTCAAAGATGGCTAGAACTTGCCTGGGAAAAAGGCTTTGATGCACCTGGCTCGGATGACTTTGATAAAAAGGTTTATGGCAAGTGTGATTGGATTGGAACTACAGAATGTGCCACACTTCTCTGTTCTTTTGGTCTGCGTGCCGGCATAGTGGATTTTTGTGATAAAGATTTATGGTTAGACACTTCTGGTCGCTTAACCTCTGGTATTAGAGGAACAAATAAAAGTGTTGACAAGAGGAAATATTCACAGGTTTATGGACCGATGGACATCTTTCTGTCAGAGGGAAAACTAGATTCTTCGCTCTCGGTTAACTCAATGAATGGAAGCTCTAAGCATTTTGATGTTTCATCTCACAAGGTTATTGAATGGGTGTGGAATTATTTTTCTGGCAACAAGGTCAACAAACCAGGCAATCTTCGTGTTATTCTCAGCGAGAAAGC GCCATTGTATTTTCAACATCATGGCCATTCAAGAACAATTGTTGGTATTCAGGCCACAGTGCAACAGACCGGGATGCAGCGATACAACTTGTTAATTTTCGACCCAGCTGAA AAAACCAGAGCTCTGGAAAAATCTCTCAGAGCGAATCTTGGATGGCAAAAACTAATAAAGAGGGGAGCCCACACTTTAAAGAAGCTGCAGTACCAG TTGTGCTTTGTTGATTACGGAATTGCACATGGGGAAGAGTTGGAAAGGCTGAAGGCCCTGCACAGCATTCGTCACAATTTATAG
- the LOC140872457 gene encoding uncharacterized protein isoform X1, with amino-acid sequence MEFSSCPLCQLTVPSSEIQRHANEHFADEDYAADFEIAQQIALAPASPPRFAEDTLQLVCSSLDHPQSSSSGCLTCCGRNLDEKCATLFHSQEKESFYKVEGGLMLLLKSCLELDRENSVSILSGHVDHIQSSESEDVGWGCGWRNIQMLSSHLLSQRQEASDVLFGGSGFIPDITSLQRWLELAWEKGFDAPGSDDFDKKVYGKCDWIGTTECATLLCSFGLRAGIVDFCDKDLWLDTSGRLTSGIRGTNKSVDKRKYSQVYGPMDIFLSEGKLDSSLSVNSMNGSSKHFDVSSHKVIEWVWNYFSGNKVNKPGNLRVILSEKAPLYFQHHGHSRTIVGIQATVQQTGMQRYNLLIFDPAEKTRALEKSLRANLGWQKLIKRGAHTLKKLQYQVVIYFPLLRLFHFVIDGFCFSCALLITELHMGKSWKG; translated from the exons ATGGAGTTTTCTTCTTGCCCTCTTTGCCAGCTGACTGTTCCATCTTCTGAAATCCAGAG GCATGCGAATGAACATTTTGCTGATGAAGATTACGCAGCAGATTTCGAAATCGCGCAACAGATCGCTCTGGCTCCAGCTAGTCCACCCCGATTT GCTGAAGATACCTTGCAACTTGTTTGTAGTTCTTTGGATCACCCACAGAGCAGTTCTTCTGGGTGTCTCACGTGTTGTGGGAGAAATCTGGATGAAAAATGTGCTACTTTATTTCACTCACAGGAGAAGGAATCGTTTTATAAAGTTGAAGGTGGTTTGATGTTGTTGCTGAAAAGCTGTTTAGAACTAGATAGAGAGAACTCTGTGAGTATATTGTCGGGGCATGTTGATCATATTCAGAGTTCTGAATCAGAGGATGTTGGATGGGGTTGTGGGTGGCGTAATATCCAGATGCTTTCCTCTCACTTGCTTAGTCAAAGACAAGAAGCAAGCGATGTCTTGTTTGGTGGTTCTGGATTTATACCTGATATCACATCACTTCAAAGATGGCTAGAACTTGCCTGGGAAAAAGGCTTTGATGCACCTGGCTCGGATGACTTTGATAAAAAGGTTTATGGCAAGTGTGATTGGATTGGAACTACAGAATGTGCCACACTTCTCTGTTCTTTTGGTCTGCGTGCCGGCATAGTGGATTTTTGTGATAAAGATTTATGGTTAGACACTTCTGGTCGCTTAACCTCTGGTATTAGAGGAACAAATAAAAGTGTTGACAAGAGGAAATATTCACAGGTTTATGGACCGATGGACATCTTTCTGTCAGAGGGAAAACTAGATTCTTCGCTCTCGGTTAACTCAATGAATGGAAGCTCTAAGCATTTTGATGTTTCATCTCACAAGGTTATTGAATGGGTGTGGAATTATTTTTCTGGCAACAAGGTCAACAAACCAGGCAATCTTCGTGTTATTCTCAGCGAGAAAGC GCCATTGTATTTTCAACATCATGGCCATTCAAGAACAATTGTTGGTATTCAGGCCACAGTGCAACAGACCGGGATGCAGCGATACAACTTGTTAATTTTCGACCCAGCTGAA AAAACCAGAGCTCTGGAAAAATCTCTCAGAGCGAATCTTGGATGGCAAAAACTAATAAAGAGGGGAGCCCACACTTTAAAGAAGCTGCAGTACCAGGTTGTTATATATTTTCCTCTGTTGAGATTGTTTCATTTTGTAATAGATGGTTTCTGTTTCAGTTGTGCTTTGTTGATTACGGAATTGCACATGGGGAAGAGTTGGAAAGGCTGA